Genomic segment of Dactylococcopsis salina PCC 8305:
AACACCAATTAGTCATTAGGTAGAGACGTTCCATGGAACGTCTGTACATTAGTCATTAGTCATTAGTCATTAGTCATTGGAAAACAAAGGACGAAGGACGAAGGACGAAAGACAAAGGACAAATATATAATTCCATCCCAATCGCAAGATGTTGTTTGGAATACAGTAGTTGTCGGAAAAATCATTAGAATAAGAGACGGAGGGAGATTAAACATCACTCCTCCGTTGTTGTTAATTTCTTTATTGCTTTCAGTTTCTATTTATGGATTCCAGTAGTGGTTTGTCTAGTAGGTCTTCTGCCCCGAAACATGATCGTAATCAATGGGCAAGTTTGATCGGAGGCGCGATCGCGCTAATTACCCTCACGCTTCCTCCCCTCATCATCACCCATTACTCTGCTAACAATGCTTTAGACACACTCTTAGAAGTCAGTACAGAGAAACCTTCTGATTGAAAACCAGATTAAACAGAAGCTGATTTCACTTCACACAACAGCAACGCAAACCAATCTTCTGCATCTGTCCAAGTTTTTAAGGGTTTCAAGCCTTCTTGATCCAGTTGCTGTTCCATCTCTTGTCGCTGAAATTTCCGAGAGATTTCGGTGCGGATGGTTTCTCCTTCCTCAAATTCTACAGTTAAATCGAGCGCTTTTAACTGTACCGTTTGCGGTTGTGTGGAACGGAGATAAGTTTCAATTTGTCCTAACTCGGTGTTATAAAATGTCCAGTGTTGGAAGTTTTGACGCTTAAAGTTACCTTGAAAACGACGGTTTAGATGGTCGAGAAGATTATAATTAAATTCGGCGGTGACTCCTTGACGATCATTGTAAGCTGGTTCTAAAATCGCTTTTGATTTTTGTAAGTCTAATCCCAAGAGGAAATAATCTCCTGGATTGAGTGCTTTTTTGACTTCTTGAAAGATTTCTTGGCATTGTTTCGGGGCAAAATTACCGAGAGAACTTCCGAGAAAAAATACCATCCGTTTCGATAAAGGCGAGGGAGGAAGCTGTTGTAATGCTTGTTCGTAAGTTCCGACTAAGCCATTAATAGTCAGGTGAGGATAGTCGTTTAAAAGTTGTTTAGCACTCAGTTCTAACATTCCTGCACTAACATCAATGGGAATATAATATAAAGCGTGTCCGAGAGACTGGTAAGCATCGAATAAAAGACGAGTTTTGGTGGAACTACCGCTTCCCAGTTCGATCAGTTCACAATTTCCCGTCGTTTGCGCGATCGCACTGCCATTGTCTCTTAAAATTTGCGCTTCCGTGCGAGTGGGATAATATTCAGGTAACTCACAAATTTGTTCAAAAATTTCTGAGCCGCGATCGTCATAAAGATAGTGACAAGGGATGGTTTTTTGCTCTTGAGTTAATCCGATAATAACATCAGACCCATCATTGGTAAGATTCGATCGGTCTGGATCACGCAAATCTTGAATATTTAACCGCTTGTTAGGAGTTGAGAGAGAAATCGACATGAAATGCTCCGTTTTGGTTTATTTTAGGACTAAGTGCTAGTTCATCACACCGCTTTGTCTTTCTTCCATCACCTAAAGTAGTATCTTTTGTTACCAATTATCGAACATGAATGAGCCAACACAAATCATGAGCGATCGAGATTGTATTCAAACAATGATCGACCCCGCTCGATCGTCCCCTGCTTCGGAAACCGTTGTCACCGCATTAGTTAACCTAGAAAAAGCGAACAAAAAAACCACAGAACCAATTTCTTATGATCAACTATTGGGAAAATGGCGACTGTGGTGGATTACAGGAACAAAGAAAACTCGTCAACGATCGGGTATAATTTTAGGATCAGGGCGATATCTTCCCCAATGGCTGAAAATCACCTTATCTTATAGTAAAAATTCAGATTTCACCCTTACCGATGCGGAAGCTGGAAACGTCGAGAACTCAGTGAGTTTTGCTGGTATCAACTTAACCTTAACCGGATCAACAAAATTTTTTCCTAAACAAAAAATACTAGCATTTGATTTCACTGAACTGACCATTAAATGCTTCGGAAAGATCATTTATTCTGGAAACATTCGTAAAGGAAAAGCAAGCCGAGAAACCTTTTATCAAGAACCAATAAAAAAACAAGCCTTCTTCCGTTATTTTCTCATGGAAGAAGACTGTATTGCCGCCAGAGGGCGCGGTGGCGGATTAGCATTATGGAAACGACTCGAACCGTAATCAAACTTTTACAAATGGTTTTTGCCCCCCCAAACCCCCCAAATCTGGCAGTTACCAGTTAAGCAGTTACCAGTAGTTCTCAAACTTAATTAATAAAAGTGAAAGATCGATCGATTATCAATTCACTGGTCACTGGTCACTGGTCACTGGTTACTGGTTACTGGTCACTGGTCACTGGTCACTGGGAGACGTTCTATGGAACGTCTCTACATTGGTCACTGTAATGGTTAAAGTTTTGTGCCGCAGTCTGGACAAAACTTATTCGTAACAGGATTTTTAGCGCGACAGTTGCTGCAATAGATGACCTCTACCGCTTGATCTAACTGTTTAATGTCAGGTAATCCTAACATTTGAGCATTACTTTTCCCTGGCGCAACCATCGGATAACAGTTTTCGTCTTTTTTCACTTGTGCATCGAGCAAGACGGGTCCGTCATAGTTGAGCATTTCTGTGATGGCTGTAGCTAGTTCAGCGCGATCGCGCACCACCATGCCTTTAATCCCATATGCCTCGCATAACTTCACAAAATCAGGCATTCCCACCTGCATATTAGAAGCAGAATAACGCTCTTGGAAAAAGGTTTGCTGCCATTGTCTGACCATTCCCTGCCAACCATTATTGATCAGCACCGTTTTCACATTAATCCCATATTGTGCCAAAGTTCCTAACTCTTGCAAGTTCATCTGGAAACTGGCATCACCGCTAATACAAATCACCTGTTCTTCACCAACTGCGGTTTTAACCCCCATGGCGGCGGGTAAACCGTATCCCATTGTGCCGAGTCCAGAACTAGAAATCCAGCGTCGGGGACCATATTGGATAAACTGCGCCGCCCACATCTGATGCTGTCCCACATCGGTTGTATAGTAGGCATAGGGAGCTTGTTGTCCCACTTCTAGGATGACCTCTTGCGGAGAAATAGAGTCCTCATAACGCGGTACAACGAGGGGATAAACCTCTCGCCAACGGTTGATTCGTTTTAGCCAAGACTTCGTGCGATCGAGATTTTGGGGAATCTGTAATTCAACGACGCGATCGAGCATCTGTTGTAAACAAGTGCGAACATCCCCCACAACCGCCGCATCGGGAGCGCGGTTTTTCCCGACTTCTGCGGGATCAATATCAATATGAATCACTTTCGCATGAGAGGCAAACTCATCTAACTTACCCGTCACCCGATCATCAAATCTTGCTCCCACAGCAATCAATAAATCGCACTCACTCACCGCATAATTCGCATAAGCGGTGCCGTGCATCCCCAACATCGAAACCGAAAGGGGATGATTCTCATCAAACGCACCTAACCCCATCAACGTCGTTGTCACAGGAATCTGGAAATGTTCCGCTAACTGTTTAATTTCCTCATGTGCGCCAGAGGTAATCGCCCCCCCTCCCACATAAAGCAAAGGACGTTCTGAAGTTTCAATCAACTTAATCGCTTGAGAGAGAGCGCGTATATTACCCTTTTGCGTAGGGCGAAAACCTGGAATATTCACTTGTCCAGGTGGTACTGGCACATAATCGCATTCCTCAAACCCGACATCTTTAGGAATATCAATCAACACCGGACCGGGTCGCCCCGTATTTGCAATATGGAAGGCTTCTGCAACAATTCTCGCCATATCGCTTGCCTGACGCACTACATAAGAGTGTTTGACAATCGGAAGCGTAATGCCAAAAATATCAGTTTCTTGGAACGCATCAGTGCCAATGGCAGGTCTTGCCACTTGTCCAGTAATCGCCACCATGGGAATTGAGTCCATGTGAGCGGTTGCGAGTCCAGTCACCAGATTTGTTGCTCCCGGCCCAGAGGTGGCAAAACATACCCCCACCTTACCCGTTGCTCGCGCATATCCATCCGCTGCGTGAGCGGCGGCTTGTTCGTGACGGACTAGAATATGTTTAACGTCTCCCCGTGCTTCTGAGCGATGGAGTTCATCGTAAATGGGAAGAATTGCGCCTCCTGGATAACCGAAGATATGTTCGACACCATGGCGTTTTAAGCTGTCCATGAGAGCAAATGCACCGGTGCATCGCTGGACAGTTTCGATCGTTTCAGTTTCGGGATGATTTAGAGTTGGTTTGGTCTGATTTGGATAACCCACTGCTCAAACGTTTTTATTTACTACTTTAAGGTACAGTTTCAACTATCTAGTTGTTATTTATGCTACAACTTTTTAATATAATTGAGTTACGATTTCGTTAATCATTTTGGCAACGGAACAACGCACCTGACAACCGAGTTTAATTTCCCACCAACCCCAAGCGAGATGAGGATTTTGCCAAAGGGAAAGATGAGACACGGCAGGGGAACCATAAAAGTTTTGTTGTCCCTTTCCTAATACTGCCGAGGTGAGGTGAGTAAATGTGTCGTGACTAATGCGGTACAGGGGAAATGAGCCAGCTAAAGGGACTCCCCAGCCATCGATCGCGATTAGTCCTTGAGTGTTTCCTTGCCAGGTGAGGGCGGTTGCCATTGCGCCCACGACTCCAGCACTAAAACCGATGAAAAATAAGGGAGTGTGGTCTAGATTCTCTTGTGAGAGCCATTGCTGAAGTTTTGGGAAATTGTACGGCTCGATCGATCTCGGTATAATCAAATAATCAGCACGGTTGCGCCATCCCAGATTGGTAATGAAATCTTCTGTGAGTTGGGGGGAATGAAACCCTGGACAAATAATAATCACAGTCTTTTTAACCCAGTTTAACCGCCGTTCCCGTCGCCGTAATCACCAATAAAGCCCCTTCTTCATCAACATTAATTGTTCCTGTATCCACTTTAATCGCAATCACGGCATCTGCGCCTAAATTTTCCGCTCTTTCTGCGAGTTCTTCCACAGCTTCTTGTTGTCCTTTGGTAAAGAGTTTTTCATAACTTCCCGTACGTCCGCCAAAAAAGTCTCGAAAGCCAGCAAAAAAGTCTCTTAAAGCATTACTTCCATAAACCACTTCTGCGGTAACAATTCCTAAATACTCCTCGATCGTTTGTCCTTGTAGGCTGTCTGTAGTTGTTGTTAGCATTGGTTCTCTATCCTGATTTTAATGGGTAACTAAATTTTATCTCAATCTTAGATAAAAAGTAGGTTGGGTGGAGTCAGCGCGAAACCCAACACTAATTCTAAGCAATTACCTGAACCTGATATAAGAAAGCCTACATTGTAGGGTTTGCCTCGCCCACCATCAGGTAACTTTACTTTTCCAAAATGGTATAAGAAATACATACACTGGAGCATTACCAAGCATTTTTTCAGTTAAACTGATATCTAGAATAATTGTTCGAGCTTCCTTCATTAATTCTTCTAAATCGCGATCAGACATAATCTTTTGCTGTTACTTTTTTAAAATAAACTGAGTTGAATGTAAATCTCTCGGTCGAATACATTGAGATGCTTTCTCATATTTAGCAATATATTTGTCCATACTTGGTGTTAAAAAATTGCTATTTTCAGGAATCGAAAAAGCTAATTCTCCTAATGCTTCTCCTGCTTTTATTTGCTTTGATTGCTGTGCAGGAAAGCTAAATTTTCCACGATGACCAACAATAAAAACTCTTTCTCTCTTCTAAGGCGTTCCATAGTTTATATCAAGTTCGGGTAATTGCTTATAATGTGTGTTGGGTTTCGCTTCGCTTCACTAGGGCCTACTCTTTATCATCGATCGAGCGAACCTGATATTACTGCATTCAAAAGTTTAAATTCAACTAGATAGTTAAAATTTTGAAAGACTTTTATTAGTTGCTCTAAATGGAACCTACTTTTGTACAATAAACCTCTAACATTTTCAATTAAAAAGATATCAGGCTGATGGATTTCTACGGCTTTCGTAAAAATGGGGAAACCATCTCGTTTATCCCCTAATCCTTTTTGTTTTCCCCCAACACTAAACGGTTGACAAGGGGGTCCGCCAATGAGAACTTTAAAGGGGGGAAGCGGGGTTGTCTCTTTCAAGGTTAAACAATGACACTCACCTTGAAGATTTAAGGAATAGGTAGTAGCTGCATCGGTATTGTTTTCAAAACTAATTGTCGGAAAACCCTGTGCTTCAAAACCTAGACTTAATCCTCCACAACCTGCAAATAAATCGACAACGACAGGAAGTTTAGAGTTAATTTTGGGTTGGAGTAAATGATTAATCCAATGAATATAAGAATCTCCTTGAAAGGAAATTTGAGAGTTATCTGCAACTTTATTAATCATTGTTTGTTGGTTCTTGTCAATGTTCGGTTTCCCTTTGCTTTACCAAGCCTACCTTTTTTTGTTGTTTATTTCTTGTTTAGTTAGGGCTTCCTGAATAAAACTGAAACCCTTACCCAATGAGGCTTTAAGGTTCTTAACCCCTCAAAAAGGTGCAAGGGAGACAAGGGAGACAAGGGAGAAATGGGAGAAATGGGAGAAATGGGAGAAATGGGAGAAATGGGAGACAAGGGAGACAATTTTTCTTCCCCATCTTCCCCATCTTCCCCATCTTCCCCATCTTCCCCATCTTCCCCATCTTGCCTAAGGCAACTTGCCTAAGGCAACTTGCCTCTTGCCTAAGGCAACTTGCCTAAGGCAACTTGCCTCTTGCCTCTTGCCTTTTGCCTTACTACACCAACTAATTAACTTTTTCAGCAAACCCTAGTTATTGTAAATGTTGGGTTTCGCTTTGCTCTACCCAACCTACTTTTTTATCTGGTGACTCAATAAAATTTAAGGTGGGCATTGCCCACCCTACAAGATATGAGAATGATTAGCTTTGCAGGATTAATTCTTGACGATGAGCGTGACTTAATTGTAAGTCTAATCCTGTTACTTGTTCTAACATATAAACGAAATGTTCAGGGTTAAGCAACGTTCCATCATTGCGACAACTTCCCAGATAACGGAGTTTTGCTGTGTGTTCGTCTAGTTGTTCAACTAAGGATAATTCAAACACGCGATCGCGCAGATTTAATGTTTTCTTTTTCCCTGATTTTGTCGTTTTTTCCCACAAGATTTCCTCACGGTCTAAAATTGTTTGCAATGCTGCTTTCCATTGCGTTTCTGACACCGTCGTTTGCGCTTCTACGGTGACGAAATACTCGGCTTTTTCTAACAAGCTGGTTGCAGAATTTTTCAGACTGACGGTTTCTACAGAATTAATGGTAATTCCTTCAGGAAGTTGTTCGGAAAGTCGATCGCGAAACTCTTCTAAATCTAGCGTTTCTGTGAGGTCAAAATCGACAATTTCTCCACTACTGCTCATTCCTAAAGATAGCGCATTGGCGATACTAATTCTCGGCCCTGGATGATAGCCACCAGTAAAAGCAATGGGAAGTTTTGCCCGTCGAATGGCGCGATCGAACAATCGAACTAAGTCCAAATGACTGACTAAACGCATTTCTCCTTCCTTGCTAAACCGTACCCGAATGCGTTGGTCGCGAGTTTGATCTGGTTGAAAATGTCCTTCAAATTTGGGAATTTCTGGCGGTTTCACAACAATGTTATGACCGAAATCGATTCCACACACGCCACAATGAGAACAGCCAGCATAAGAACAATCGGGAACTGTTGCTGCGTCTAACGCCCGTTGTAAGTCCTCTTGCAGCCAGTTTTTATCAATTCCTGTGTCGATATGATCCCAGGGAAGGGGGGCATCCAGGCGATCGTTTTCTGTTCCTTGTGCCATGGTTTCCCAATCCCATTCGCCCTTCTCAACTTGGCGATATTTCCAGTCTAACCCTGCATCCGCGATCGCGGTTTCCCAAGCGTTAAACGCCTTTTCTAAACTTTCCCACCAGGCATCCATGCCAGCGCCTAACTCCCACGCACGGCGGACAACAGGCGCTAAACGGCGATCGCCGCGTCCGACAAAATCTTCCATTGCGGAGATGCGAACGTCGGTGTCGTTCACTTTCACCCCTTTCATCCGTCGAAACTCTTCTCGCAGCAACTCCTGTTTGCGGATAAACTCAGCAGTCGAAACAGAATGCCATTGAAACGGCGTGTGCGGTTTCGGGGTAAAATTGGAGATAGTGACGTTAAAATCAAGGCGTTTGCGTCCTTTCAGGCGACATTCTTGACGCAACCAACGGATGGTTTCTGCAATACCAATCACATCTGCATCGGTTTCCCCCGGTAAGCCAATCATAAAATAGAGTTTGACCTTATCCCAACCCTGTTCAAAAGCCGTTTTCACCCCGCGCAAGAGTTCCTCATTGGTTAACCCTTTATTCACCACATCGCGCATCCGTTGCGTTCCTGCTTCTGGTGCGAATGTCAAACCACTTTTACGAGTACCGCCGATAATGTTAGCGATGTTTTCATCAAATCGATCGACCCGTTGACTAGGGAGGGAGAGGGAAATATTTTCATCTTGGAGGCGGTTTTTCACTTCCATTCCTACCGCAGGGAGGGAAAGATAGTCGGAACAACTCAGAGAAAGCAGAGAGAACTCATTATAGCCTGTTTCGCGGATTCCCTTCTCGATCGTTTCCACCACCTGTTCTGGTTCAACATCATGGGCGGGACGGGTCAACATTCCAGGTTGACAGAAGCGACAGCCACGAGTACAACCGCGTCTGATTTCCACACTGAGGCGATCGTGGACGGTTTCCACATAAGGCACTAATCCGATCGAATAAGCTGGCATGGGTCGCGCTACCCGACGGATGATTCTCTCTGGAACATCATCACGGTTGGGATGCACTGATCCATCGGCGTTCATGTCGTAGAAACGGGGAACATACACCCCTGGCACTTGCGCTAAGTCTAGGAGTAATTCTTGTTTGCTGAGTCCTTCTTTTTTCCCTTCTTCAAGGATTAATCCCACTTCTGGAAGCAGTTCTTCCCCATCACCGAGAGCGATAAAATCAAAGAAGTCGGCATAAGGTTCAGGGTTAGACGTAGCGGTTTGTCCACCAGCGAAAATGAGGGGATAATCGCCATTTTCTCGTTCTTGCCAGGTGAGGGGAATATGAGCAAGATCGAGCATTTCTAAGATATTCGTCGCGCCCAGTTCATAACTGAGGCTAAATCCTAAAATATCAAAGTCTGTGACGGAACGACGATTTTCGAGGGCGAATAGCGGGGTATTGGTTTCACGGAGTTTCGTGGCGAGATCGGGTGCGGGGAGATAAGCGCGATCGCAGAGTTGACGGGGTTGAGCATTGAGAACATTGTATAAAATCACATGACCCAAGTTTGATGCGCCCACTTCGTAGATTTCAGGGTACGTGAGAACCCAGCGCACGATCGCGCTATCCCAAGGTTTGTGTTTCGTTCCTTGTTCGTTTCCCAAATAACGGGCGGGTCGATTAATTTCTGGGGTTATCAGTTGCTCAACTGTGGCTGTCATCGGCTATCCTTTTCCTTGTTACTTTCCATTTCTCATGGTAGTTCAGGATTCAAGGAGTTGATAGGGAGAGCGCGATCGTGAATAAGCACTGGTTGAACTTTGATCTGTAATTATTATGATGCTTGGACGTAATTCGGGGAAATTGTCCTACATTTGTACTCTAATAGAAGTTTCTATATTGCTTCTAAATCAAATCTGTTCTATAGCCAGAAATCTTAGCAAAAAACTTCAGCGTGGCTCTACTAATATCAAGTTCATTCTCAT
This window contains:
- the egtD gene encoding L-histidine N(alpha)-methyltransferase; the protein is MSISLSTPNKRLNIQDLRDPDRSNLTNDGSDVIIGLTQEQKTIPCHYLYDDRGSEIFEQICELPEYYPTRTEAQILRDNGSAIAQTTGNCELIELGSGSSTKTRLLFDAYQSLGHALYYIPIDVSAGMLELSAKQLLNDYPHLTINGLVGTYEQALQQLPPSPLSKRMVFFLGSSLGNFAPKQCQEIFQEVKKALNPGDYFLLGLDLQKSKAILEPAYNDRQGVTAEFNYNLLDHLNRRFQGNFKRQNFQHWTFYNTELGQIETYLRSTQPQTVQLKALDLTVEFEEGETIRTEISRKFQRQEMEQQLDQEGLKPLKTWTDAEDWFALLLCEVKSASV
- the ilvB gene encoding biosynthetic-type acetolactate synthase large subunit — encoded protein: MDSLKRHGVEHIFGYPGGAILPIYDELHRSEARGDVKHILVRHEQAAAHAADGYARATGKVGVCFATSGPGATNLVTGLATAHMDSIPMVAITGQVARPAIGTDAFQETDIFGITLPIVKHSYVVRQASDMARIVAEAFHIANTGRPGPVLIDIPKDVGFEECDYVPVPPGQVNIPGFRPTQKGNIRALSQAIKLIETSERPLLYVGGGAITSGAHEEIKQLAEHFQIPVTTTLMGLGAFDENHPLSVSMLGMHGTAYANYAVSECDLLIAVGARFDDRVTGKLDEFASHAKVIHIDIDPAEVGKNRAPDAAVVGDVRTCLQQMLDRVVELQIPQNLDRTKSWLKRINRWREVYPLVVPRYEDSISPQEVILEVGQQAPYAYYTTDVGQHQMWAAQFIQYGPRRWISSSGLGTMGYGLPAAMGVKTAVGEEQVICISGDASFQMNLQELGTLAQYGINVKTVLINNGWQGMVRQWQQTFFQERYSASNMQVGMPDFVKLCEAYGIKGMVVRDRAELATAITEMLNYDGPVLLDAQVKKDENCYPMVAPGKSNAQMLGLPDIKQLDQAVEVIYCSNCRAKNPVTNKFCPDCGTKL
- a CDS encoding YbjQ family protein, producing the protein MLTTTTDSLQGQTIEEYLGIVTAEVVYGSNALRDFFAGFRDFFGGRTGSYEKLFTKGQQEAVEELAERAENLGADAVIAIKVDTGTINVDEEGALLVITATGTAVKLG
- a CDS encoding DNA cytosine methyltransferase, producing MINKVADNSQISFQGDSYIHWINHLLQPKINSKLPVVVDLFAGCGGLSLGFEAQGFPTISFENNTDAATTYSLNLQGECHCLTLKETTPLPPFKVLIGGPPCQPFSVGGKQKGLGDKRDGFPIFTKAVEIHQPDIFLIENVRGLLYKSRFHLEQLIKVFQNFNYLVEFKLLNAVISGSLDR
- a CDS encoding TIGR03960 family B12-binding radical SAM protein, whose protein sequence is MTATVEQLITPEINRPARYLGNEQGTKHKPWDSAIVRWVLTYPEIYEVGASNLGHVILYNVLNAQPRQLCDRAYLPAPDLATKLRETNTPLFALENRRSVTDFDILGFSLSYELGATNILEMLDLAHIPLTWQERENGDYPLIFAGGQTATSNPEPYADFFDFIALGDGEELLPEVGLILEEGKKEGLSKQELLLDLAQVPGVYVPRFYDMNADGSVHPNRDDVPERIIRRVARPMPAYSIGLVPYVETVHDRLSVEIRRGCTRGCRFCQPGMLTRPAHDVEPEQVVETIEKGIRETGYNEFSLLSLSCSDYLSLPAVGMEVKNRLQDENISLSLPSQRVDRFDENIANIIGGTRKSGLTFAPEAGTQRMRDVVNKGLTNEELLRGVKTAFEQGWDKVKLYFMIGLPGETDADVIGIAETIRWLRQECRLKGRKRLDFNVTISNFTPKPHTPFQWHSVSTAEFIRKQELLREEFRRMKGVKVNDTDVRISAMEDFVGRGDRRLAPVVRRAWELGAGMDAWWESLEKAFNAWETAIADAGLDWKYRQVEKGEWDWETMAQGTENDRLDAPLPWDHIDTGIDKNWLQEDLQRALDAATVPDCSYAGCSHCGVCGIDFGHNIVVKPPEIPKFEGHFQPDQTRDQRIRVRFSKEGEMRLVSHLDLVRLFDRAIRRAKLPIAFTGGYHPGPRISIANALSLGMSSSGEIVDFDLTETLDLEEFRDRLSEQLPEGITINSVETVSLKNSATSLLEKAEYFVTVEAQTTVSETQWKAALQTILDREEILWEKTTKSGKKKTLNLRDRVFELSLVEQLDEHTAKLRYLGSCRNDGTLLNPEHFVYMLEQVTGLDLQLSHAHRQELILQS